The Eleginops maclovinus isolate JMC-PN-2008 ecotype Puerto Natales chromosome 6, JC_Emac_rtc_rv5, whole genome shotgun sequence DNA segment aaatatttcCACCAAAAGTCACAGTAACATcataatgcagcagcattaatcATGCAGAAATCGCATCAAAAGTTAGTGCACAAACTACAAAATTCCTGATATGGAAATTTCGCATACCCATCCTCCCCGTCTCTTCAGCCAGGGAGCCAGGAACTTGCGGACAAACTGTCCCAGACTGTCCACTATGATGTGCACGGTGGTGGGGTAACCGTGTCGGACACAATCCACCGCCAGGGCTCCGGCTACTGCATACAGGGCCACCACCTTACCCCATGTTATACCTGCATCGAGAACAGAACATGCATCACCGGGTTaagttttatgtctttttttcccatctATGGATAGAGGACCTTCTCTGAATTTTGCTTTAGATATTCAAACGGTGATTTAGTCTTGCACTCACAAAGCagttgtttgaaaaaatatcttACTACAATATTCAGAAGCCTAGCCTAGAGCATCTACCCTCCAGAGAGGCAGTATTTCCTGACTGTtatcaacaaactgcaaactGCTTTATTTACACCAACATAAACACTTTGCTTTCCTGTTTTCTTGGGTGCCAATCCTAGTCAACACCCATCTAGTCTAGCCACATGTGAACCAAAAGAAAATAGGTTTTAGAGTCAGATTTTGTTACATTtgcttgtgtttctttcttggCATAATTTCTGGTAACTGTAAACTACATTGCATGAATTGATGTTTCTGTAATAAATTACTTAagctctttccttttttcttctcatcagttttactgttgtttcacattttatcaAATGCAAGTAAGTAAGTAATTTTGACCTCTTAACTCCTGctaatttgaaatgaaactaTGTGTAATGTTGGTCACACCCCCATGTTTGTTACATTGCTAAAACGTCCAGGAAGCGTGTGTTCACAGTACATTAGGACTGAAATAAACTACCTGTAATGGTGGTTGAAATAATGGCATCAGTGTGATGTCTCCAAAAGAGGACAAAAATGAATGACCCAGTCTTATGAAGCTCCTCTATCCTTAAAGCCTGTTACATACTCTGTAACCTGACATGAAGCAGTTGGTGTACTTTGTACTTAAACAGACTGTAAATAATACTATGTTTAAGTCAACAAACCAGAGCATTTGCATTAATGTAGCTGATAAGACGTCTTTCCAGCCAGTTATAAATTTAAAAGTCTGTTGCCTTTGCATGGAGGTGGGCGAACACTGACGCAGTTTCTGCTATGAGGAGGTCGACAGGTTCAGAAATGATTTCGCATTCACCACTAAGAAGCAGAGACATAAAGCTGAAAAAGGAACATTCTTTGTCCTTCTTTCTACCTAAACAATCCGATAATTAATGGCATTGAGCCATTTCTAGGTTCAGTTTCCATGGCAGCTGGGATGTTATAATGACCGTCAGTGATGCAGTGCAGGGTCTAATGGCATTAGTCTCCTGTGGCCAGCATGCATTGTCATGGCTGACCTACAGTGTCAGGGGATAGAGCGAGCTCTGGGCAAGATTAAATGAGATAACTGTCCATGAAAGCTGTCAGAGCACGTCACTTAACACTCCCTACTGAGGAACAGGCCAAGAATAGAGACAAGATAGTCAGGGATAAAGCTGGAGGAGGGCGGAAAGCGGAAGAACAGAAGTGGGAGGCAGGCAGAGATAGATGGAGGAGAGACAAGCAGTGTTGATTTTACTGAGGGACACCACAGTACAGATGGCCACTTAACCAcctctttaaataaacatgtggtTTGATATGTAGATTCACTGGGTTATCATTTCTTGTGGTCATGTTAAGCTCTTTCATAGTGAAGAATGACAAAGAGCCTTTATAGAACAAATTCCATACAGCAGGAAAAGCCAACTAAGAtgcatttttctatttatattcAGGTTTCAACAGCTTCCCAGAAGGCTGGAGCAGCCTGGGTTCACTAGTTTGTTATTCTTCAGAAGGAATCCCACgctttttccaaaaatgtcaccCTTGTGACGTCTAAACAAGGAAAAGTTTAGCAATGCATGACAATTATAAAAAGAGAATCTATTTTTTATCTTTCCTGGAAACATGACAATCTACACTGTGGCCAGACCCTCTAATCTCTCCCAAAGGCCCATATTGAGGACAGAGGGTCACTCTCTTTATTTGAATACTTCAAAATGTCAGTGGTACTTTATTTAGTGCACAAAGTAGATCTGATGTCAAGTCAACTTGAAACAAGTAGAATTTTGTGACCTTACTAGACCAACCAAAACCAAAGGCATCTCTCAAGACCAAGACTGAGGAAAGATCAGAACAATGTGACGTGAAGATCAAACCGCAGGGTGTAATTCACAGTTTAGtaaagcaaaaatacattttggttacTCTACCATGTGACACATGCCGAATGTCAGACCAACTACCAATTACAGTAAGTTTAGTTACACTTTCCATCACCTTTTATAGACTGTGGTACATTTTTGTGAATCTtcaacaaatataatatttatcaaaatataAGTTGATCCCTAGGGctgtaagaaatatatattgtgaTACAGGTGGGGTAAACTGActgcaaatgttattttttagtGCAGATTTAACTAAAAGTAAACCTATGATGTTGGATGTTACGAGGACTGTGATAAAACTCAGATTCCACTGTTTTGAATgcataaaagcataaatataTGCATATGGTTGTGTGTTCTTTATACTATGATGTATATCAAATATTTAGACCTGATTCAGGACCAAAAGTGGGTAGGGCGGGTTTTAAGTAGAAGAACAATATCTTAATGTTCTAAAAATAAGGCAGAAAACTCTAATTTATGAAACTCCATACccacaaactaaaaacaaatcagtgtCTAAACTTAGAGGTCCCAAAAATCTGTGGGAGCTTTTATGTGCTTTTAGATGAAGTCTCACTCCACCTACTTATGATTCACAGCCACTCGCTCTCACTAAAAGCACCTCGGAACCAAAAGAGCCTGATGGAAACTGCAGAGTCACACCTGTTAAATTGCAGTAACGGCCCTCATCAACAGTCACAGACTCTGTGGAAGTGTAAACCACTTCCTGTGCTGGCTGAAGACTTAGAGCTCAGTTCGGAATAAAGATACCAACATACTACTTATATTGCTTATGACGGAGAATTAAGTAGGTAGCGAGTTTCAACTGCGCTTAATGTTTGTACTTGAACTTAATTGAGACACTaaacaaaccccaaaatgcATTGCATCTAATGTGCAATGGCTGCGAGGCAGTTGGTTGACTTAATGATAATCAATCGTAATCATTACCATCAATGGCAAGAAATGTACGGGTAAACTTACATATGAAAATGTACTGGAGCCAACTAATTTAACACTTAACCCTGCCATAAAACAAAACCGTTCACCACCTGGGCACTGCTTGACCAAGGCAACAAAACCCCCAACTGTTCCCAGACGCTCTGCCACACTAATGCATGTGCtgcatgtgttcatgtgtataAGGAACTATATATAAAACTATGTGTGTAATGTGTCACCAGAGTAAGAccctgaaatgtatttaaaagtaTGTATTTCTTTCTAGTTTTGGGCATATTGCTTGATACTTTAGTGTGAACAGTCTGTTGGTATTAGCATACTTAAGTCATTAGATTAGTATGCAGCACAAGCAGATTGAGTATGTGGTATGCAGTAAGTTAGTATGCAATTTCGAATACAGCCTTTATGTTTAGTTTAGATAACAAACAGTCTGCTATATcgtcatcattatcatcatcatcatcaccttcaGCAACAGCCGTGTACCTGTTGAGAAGATCTCTGTCGCCACACCAATGAAGGCATCTGAAACCATGttctccatggcaacagagaTGTTGAGCTGCCGCGCCACGTTCCTGTACAAACTGGGCTGTATACACTCCAGCTCGTCGCCTAGGTAACAGACACACAATAAGAGAGAGAAGCATTAAAGGTCTGTGTAAACcaattgtttaaatgtcttggTTAAACACGCCTTCAAACAACCTTTACActgatttaaagtattttactCTATTGGTGGAGTGTCTCTGAGGTTAGGATGTTAAAAGAAAGACTTGtatatatttcagaaaatagGACCGTGTGCTTTAGCTAATGTGTTAATTGAAGTCATCCACCTGTAATTATTTGGTTCTAGAtatacacacaaagacattaCTTTCTctcatttgaaaaacatcaaCAGTGCAGTATGTGGAAATAAGGGGTGAACAATCTGGATAAATAAATCTCTATATATTGCAGTTATTATGAGTGATTGTGCATTTGTGACTTTTTGCAAGGATCGGTCCCAAAGAGATTTTTTCTTAAGACTTTAGTCTACAATATATACATTGGGACAGCATCCCAACATTTAATTTAGTAGAGTATTTTGAcatatatttttcctttaacaAATATGTTGCCTCGTGGGATTTGGATATAATGCACTAGAAGTCTCGATATTTCAATAAAATTCAGAATAATTGTTCAGCACTAGGGGAAATCATTTAAAGTCATAACTAAATAGTTATTTTATTCTGGTTCTTTATATTGAAGTTTTTTCAATCATCTATTCTAGCTCTGTTGAGTCATCGCAGCTCTCAGCCTACTTTTATCTAAAAGTAGATTAGCATCTCTGCTTTTGACCCAAGAGCAGTGATGATATCACCGTCACACTGGCTTCCGTCTGAGATCTCAATAAGGGTACAAAACATCGAAGTCTATCAATCATCTTGAAGCCTACTAAAAATACtctaaaaaaacatgcaacaaatgttattttgagaGTTGTCAGTACTGTAAAGTCCTGTTCCAGGGGATAAAACATTTTGCCAAGAGGATTCAAACAAACTTTTGCAAAGTCTTaaaatccaaatgttttttgtttgcaaGAGGATCATTTCTCTTACTCCTCTTGTTGTATTTCTTGTTGCAACACAAAAAAGGGATCTTTTACCTTTCCCCtgtttgttaattattttctaaaCAAGCAGGCATACTTTAAAGGAATTTCGGTACAGATTTGGATCTATTGGATTAAAAGAATGTcttaattaatataataaaataaataaacacattttctattttaatcggtatatttaaaaaatcatgtgGTCTGTGGTTAAGACATTGACAATAAACCAGAATTTCCTCTGACCTCTCTACCTCTCGTTGTCATCTTTCCATACAAGgtataaattaaattaaattaaaaaagtacaaaatgccCCCAAAAAATACTTAAGACTGTCATTTTTGACTCGCTGAGagatgcttttacttttttgttagGTGTTACAAGACTTTGCCATTACAAGAGTGTCTAGGGAGTTTTCTGGTGAGTTTTACTGCTCAGTGTTTACTGCGCAGTGTTAGCTGTGCTTTGCTTTTTTGATCTAGTTAAAAGAATTATGAACAAACCACTTTGTCTTATTTGAACTATATCCTGGTCATAGGAGGTTCAAAGTACACAAAGAAATAACAACTATGGCCTTGAATGTGTACACATGTTGGTCTAAGATGTCTTGAAGTTCACTTTTTCTGAGACTTAACAGTTCTTTAGGTTTTTTCTTACCAAGACAGAGAAGCACCAAAGAAACCTCAGCAAGTGCTGCGTTTGAGGGAGAAAGGTTGAGTTCAGTTTTGGACCATCCCAGTCCGTTCTGGTTGAGTCTGGACAGTATGTAGTCTCTGCACAAGGCTTTGGACTGGGACACCAGCTCCTTTTCAGTCAACGATCGGTCAAACACATCCAGGACTTCTGCAGCAAACACAGAGGACCGGCGCAGGACTTCCATGTCCTCCTGCAGGGTTATCTGGGTCAGAGAGTGTCTGACCTCTTGGGATCAGATGTATCTCAGCGTGCTGTCTGTTAATCCCAGAGGAACAAAGTTTATCGAGGAGTACAATATGGCAGCTGTaaggacagaaaaacattaCTTAGAGGCGGAAAGAGATAACTGGTTGAATGCATGATTCACATatattcagtttgaaatgtttcttttagaAAGGTTGAGAGACAAACTCAATTTTATTGAATACAATGGTGCAAAAAAGAAAGCATCTAGATTGATCCTGCTGTTActacacactttttttttacattcacaaGGACTTTGGGTGGATACAGACACTGATAATCTAAATCAGACCAGAAACTTACATAAGAATATGATGGAGGCGTTATTGTTGTGAGTCACATGGTGGGATAGTCAAGATATTGCTACATTTCTTGGGTTATGCAACACCAAGCTGATACCACAAGATGACAAGGGAAACATGTTTGAGAGCAACAGCCCTCTAATTTAAGCctaacacgtttttttttttaaatgcacctAGCATGCGTTTTTCAGTGCAACATAATgaaaggaatacattttttttaaacagtagaTGTAGGCCTATCAATATTTAAAGCTTGCATGCAATATCATACTTACCTTCAACGTTGTTTCCACATTGAGATGTCTCCGCTTCTGGTGTGATAAATATGGTTTGCCaattaattatttagaaaaCCTTTAACACCAGCTGATATGTTAAAGTGTATCCCAGTTAGAAGAGCCAGACAGTCGTAGGAAAATAGCTCGTCTACTCTCAAAAGAAACAGTTTCAGATATCTAGGAAGCAGCGGGCTAAGTTTAGCCTCAGGTCTCATTCCTCAAAGAGCTCATGGTCTGATCCGTCCACTTGTTTCGCCGGAAAGCAAAGACTGATCGGAGGGACGCAGGGAGAGGACGCCTACCTGTAGATCCACCTTCCTATTGGCGCTCAATAGGAGCGTTTGATTCAAAGTCAGGAAGAGCCCGGAGGAGGAGTTTGATGCCTGTTATCTTGCCTCCCAGAAACTAAACAGGACTAACCTTCCAACGGCCGGCAGGGGAGCTAAATCATCTGCATCTGTATTTTCATTCACAAATCTGTGAAAACTACTcggaaaaaaactattttttggctctattttatttattttttatttgacttattaCTGATTATTCTGTATCCACACCTGTGCGTATGTTGTAGCCTACCTATAAAAACGGAAGCCGAGTGTATACAATTGTGGAATAAGTGAGTAACATAAATGGGCATTCCTTGGTGCATGTGTAGTCTGCAGGTGTGACGAGATGATTACCTTCCTGAGCAACAAGTTCTTTACCGCAGCCAAAAGTGTCTCACCTTAATCCCGTGCAGGGCAGATATATATAGATCGGCTCATGTAGTACTAAGACACACTTAATTGGGGCTTTACGGGTTTTACATGCTCGTTGTATAAAGATGTGAAGCTAttgttttgtaattttcttattaaatcaaaataaaattaagTTTATCCACTACGAGCTCCATAAGTAATGTTTTATGATGTTATTAAGTAAAattcaaaaaggtttttttcaaaatatttgttcATGTATTCTGTAAcgtaataaaaaaggaaaaataaggtCAGTCAAAAGAGAGAAGCTGTTATTAGCAACGTTTAAAGACTCATTCAGACATGTATCCCTCTATATCAggtgtatgttttattattaatgcgacaagaaaaacaaaccctttttCTGATATGAGTATTTGCCAAAAGTATCACAATTATTATGCATATTATTAAGGAAAATGATTTTACTCCAAATATCAATGAGTTTAAACTAGTTGTTAGTTCAGTATTTGGCCGCTGAGTGTCGCGGTTACTCCCTTTACAGTTGAGCTCAACATTGTTTCCATTGGTCCCGGGGgttcattcaaaaacacaagacaaaattAACTTCTCTAAACTAAATTGATAATTAAGTCATAACTAGTTTGTGTCTTGGAACATAGCTAACTTCTTATTGGTGCATGAATATAACACTGTAACACTTgcaacttttactttttgtatcaTAGTCTGATCCTTGTTTTCAATATGGCAATGACATGTTTCACACAGATCAtgccaaacaaataaaaatataaacctttgccttttgatatttttctctGCTGACAGCAGAGTCTCCACAAGCTTGTCTGGACTATAAATGCTCTGCATAAATACTGTTATTAATTCAGTTTAAAACCCTTTGACTGAAAAGACACCAATAATCTGTCTGACTACACTGACAGGTTATGTTCAGCCCCAGGTTGGTGATTGACAAAGCATTGTGGGACCGGTTTACCTTTGACACAGTGGTAATCGTACCTCTAGTGGAGCAAGACTTCAAACACTAAAAGCAATATAAagtataataattattttaataaacctCAATTTACTTGTTCAAACTTATGTTTGTGTCACTGTGACTTCCACTAAAAATAATACCACATTATTATAACAACATTCAGGTTAAACTGCAatctccttttatttttaatagtcCCGAAAttaattaaagtttaaagttGGTACCTGTTgatatatactttataaaacacaaccTGTGCCTGAAGAGATTGATTATGCTTGAGTTGTGCAAGTGATCctggagaaaaatgtaaagaaaacctCGCCCCATTTTGAGTCAGTATTCACATTCATTTGTTCTAATGAGAAAcctacattttcaaatacaatGACAACCTACCCATCCCTAGTTTGTATAACAGGTTGTACAGAATATTATAAGTAAGTATAAATATGTTAAGGTAATATTTCAGTTAAGTATAGTTCATTCAGTtcagtttaatttagtttagtttagtttagcttagcttagcttagcttggTTTAGTGTAGTTtagttagtttagtttagtttagtttagtttagcttagcttggTTTAGTGAAGTTTAGCTTGGTTTAGTgaagtttagtttagtttagtttagtttagtttagtttagcttagcttagcttagcttagttcAATTCAGTTCAGTTTAGTATGGTTTGGCTTAGTTTAGA contains these protein-coding regions:
- the bokb gene encoding bcl-2-related ovarian killer protein homolog B is translated as MEVLRRSSVFAAEVLDVFDRSLTEKELVSQSKALCRDYILSRLNQNGLGWSKTELNLSPSNAALAEVSLVLLCLGDELECIQPSLYRNVARQLNISVAMENMVSDAFIGVATEIFSTGITWGKVVALYAVAGALAVDCVRHGYPTTVHIIVDSLGQFVRKFLAPWLKRRGGWVEMTKCVVKKDLTPEHHWLSSAIESLKYFLTTMYVYIMKEP